In Streptomyces sp. 840.1, one DNA window encodes the following:
- a CDS encoding GDP-mannose 4,6-dehydratase: MSINWNGRTVLVTGAEGFIGSTLVDMLADRGAKVRALVHYKPYAEKGHLARHLDDPHGPVEMIAGDVGDAGRVMDAVAGCDTVFHLAALIGIPYSYDSPGAYVRTNVVGTENVAEACRRHSVRRLLHTSTSEVYGTALTAPISETHPLQPQSPYSASKIGADMMALSHWHAFELPVTVVRPFNTYGPRQSARAVIPTILAQLHAGATQVRLGSLTPTRDFTYVTDTAAGFLALADCDRALGQSVNLGTGREISIGDLATALIAASGRDAQVVVDPARLRPSGSEVQRLLSDNTRAREWAGWQPEVSLEDGLKLTSRWVEENLRLFAPGRYQV; this comes from the coding sequence ATGAGCATCAACTGGAACGGCCGTACGGTCCTGGTCACCGGGGCCGAGGGCTTCATCGGCTCGACACTGGTCGACATGCTGGCCGACCGGGGGGCGAAGGTCCGCGCGCTGGTGCACTACAAGCCGTACGCGGAGAAGGGGCACCTCGCCCGCCACCTCGACGACCCGCACGGCCCCGTCGAGATGATCGCCGGTGACGTGGGGGACGCGGGGCGGGTGATGGACGCCGTGGCGGGCTGCGACACCGTCTTCCACCTTGCCGCGCTCATCGGCATCCCCTACAGCTACGACTCCCCGGGGGCCTACGTCCGGACGAACGTCGTCGGCACCGAGAACGTGGCGGAGGCCTGCCGCCGGCACTCGGTCCGCAGGCTGCTGCACACCTCCACGAGCGAGGTGTACGGAACCGCGCTGACCGCCCCCATCAGCGAGACCCACCCGCTGCAGCCGCAGTCCCCGTACTCCGCGTCGAAGATCGGCGCGGACATGATGGCGCTGTCGCACTGGCACGCCTTCGAGCTGCCGGTGACCGTGGTCCGGCCGTTCAACACCTACGGTCCGCGCCAGTCCGCTCGGGCCGTGATCCCCACGATCCTGGCCCAGCTGCACGCCGGGGCGACGCAGGTCCGGCTCGGTTCGCTGACGCCGACCCGGGACTTCACCTACGTCACGGACACGGCCGCCGGGTTCCTCGCCCTGGCGGACTGCGACCGGGCACTGGGGCAGTCCGTCAATCTGGGGACCGGCCGGGAGATCTCCATCGGGGACCTGGCGACCGCGCTGATCGCCGCGTCCGGGCGGGACGCACAGGTGGTCGTCGACCCGGCCAGGCTGCGGCCCAGCGGCAGCGAGGTGCAGCGGCTGCTCTCCGACAACACGCGGGCCCGCGAGTGGGCCGGCTGGCAGCCGGAGGTCTCCCTGGAGGACGGCCTGAAGCTGACCTCCCGGTGGGTCGAGGAGAACCTCCGGCTGTTCGCACCCGGCCGCTACCAGGTCTGA
- a CDS encoding response regulator transcription factor: protein MTKILVVDDEPEVRAAVEDALTVEGHEVRGAADGLAALSEVASWQPDAIVLDVMMPVLDGLAVCRRLRAVGDRTPVLVLTALDQVSDRVDGLDAGADDYLVKPFALDELGARVRALLRRAAPLPPDEELSFADLSLNAATRTGLRAGRPLEFSRTEFALLELLVRHPGQVLPRETILELVWGQDFGPDSNSLAVYVGYLRRKLEAGGEPRLVHTVHGIGYRLDTA from the coding sequence ATGACCAAGATCCTGGTAGTCGACGACGAGCCGGAAGTACGGGCGGCCGTCGAGGACGCGCTGACCGTGGAGGGGCACGAGGTGCGCGGCGCCGCCGACGGCCTCGCCGCGCTCTCCGAGGTGGCGTCCTGGCAGCCCGACGCGATCGTGCTCGACGTGATGATGCCGGTCCTCGACGGGCTGGCGGTCTGCCGCCGGCTCCGGGCGGTCGGCGACCGTACGCCGGTGCTCGTCCTGACCGCGCTGGACCAGGTCAGCGACCGCGTGGACGGGCTGGACGCGGGCGCCGACGACTATCTGGTGAAGCCCTTCGCACTGGACGAACTGGGCGCCCGGGTACGGGCGCTGCTGCGCAGGGCGGCGCCCTTGCCGCCGGACGAGGAGCTGTCCTTCGCGGACCTGTCGTTGAACGCGGCCACCCGCACCGGCCTCCGGGCGGGCCGCCCGCTCGAATTCAGCCGCACCGAGTTCGCGCTGCTGGAACTGCTCGTCCGCCACCCGGGCCAGGTGCTCCCGCGCGAGACGATCCTGGAGCTCGTCTGGGGCCAGGACTTCGGCCCGGACTCCAACTCCCTCGCGGTGTACGTGGGTTACCTGCGGCGGAAACTGGAGGCGGGCGGCGAGCCGCGGCTGGTGCACACCGTGCACGGCATCGGCTACCGCCTGGACACGGCATGA
- a CDS encoding glycosyltransferase, with translation MRTPLSVVIGAGGTGGHIYPGLALADALRRAAPDALISFVGTERGLETELIPRAGYRLHTVDMIPFDPSLGARRYLLPAALLRSGAQCRSILRAQGARVAVGMGGYPSAPVILGARMAGLPSVIHESNAVPGRANQFAARLTANITVAFDRSRAHLSGGQDAETVGMPISAELAALDRAALREEARRAFGIPDGARVLLFNGGSLGAARLTEAAVGLAARRRHRTDVHLLIKTGPAALEATRRRLADAGAAHIAHAVPYLDRMDLAYAVADLVVCRAGSATVAELATVGVPAVLVPYPHAPGDHQTHNARVLSDAGAAHLLPDAEATADRLSALVEPLLAEPARLATMGRAADPGCHGRAADLLAARVIRLATPSYDMENSA, from the coding sequence ATGCGCACACCACTCTCCGTCGTGATCGGTGCGGGCGGCACCGGCGGCCACATCTACCCCGGTCTCGCGCTCGCCGACGCACTGCGCCGGGCCGCCCCCGACGCCCTGATCTCCTTCGTCGGCACCGAGCGGGGCCTGGAGACCGAGCTGATCCCGCGGGCCGGATACCGGCTGCACACCGTCGACATGATCCCCTTCGACCCGTCCCTGGGCGCCAGGCGCTATCTGCTGCCCGCCGCGCTCCTCAGATCCGGTGCGCAGTGCCGGTCCATCCTGCGCGCCCAGGGCGCCCGGGTCGCGGTCGGCATGGGCGGCTACCCGAGCGCGCCGGTCATCCTCGGGGCGCGGATGGCCGGGCTGCCCAGCGTGATCCACGAGTCCAACGCCGTCCCGGGCCGGGCCAACCAGTTCGCGGCCCGGCTCACCGCGAACATCACCGTCGCCTTCGACCGCAGCCGCGCCCATCTGTCCGGCGGGCAGGACGCGGAGACCGTCGGCATGCCGATCTCCGCAGAGCTCGCGGCCCTGGACCGGGCGGCGCTGCGCGAGGAGGCGCGACGCGCCTTCGGGATACCCGACGGCGCCCGGGTGCTGCTGTTCAACGGGGGCAGCCTCGGCGCGGCCCGGCTCACCGAGGCCGCGGTCGGGCTCGCCGCGCGCCGGCGCCACCGGACGGACGTCCACCTGCTGATCAAGACCGGCCCCGCGGCGCTGGAAGCGACCCGGCGGCGCCTCGCCGACGCGGGCGCGGCGCACATCGCCCACGCCGTGCCGTATCTCGACCGGATGGACCTCGCCTACGCGGTCGCCGATCTGGTCGTGTGCCGGGCCGGCTCCGCGACCGTCGCCGAACTGGCCACCGTCGGGGTGCCCGCCGTCCTCGTGCCCTACCCGCACGCCCCCGGCGACCACCAGACGCACAACGCCCGCGTGCTGTCCGACGCGGGCGCCGCCCACCTGCTGCCGGACGCCGAGGCGACCGCCGACCGGCTGTCGGCCCTCGTCGAACCGCTGCTCGCCGAACCGGCCCGGCTCGCCACGATGGGCCGCGCCGCCGATCCGGGCTGTCACGGCCGGGCGGCGGACCTGCTCGCCGCCCGGGTCATCCGTCTCGCCACCCCTTCGTACGACATGGAGAACTCCGCATGA